The genomic DNA AATGATAAAAACCTAATGTTGGATGTGAAATCGTTAAAGGTTCACTTCCAAATTGCTTCGAAGTCGGCGTGGCCTTGGAGCAAACCAACACCTTTGAAGGCAGTAGACGGTGTTAATGTTCGCTTATTCGAAGGGGAAACTTTGGGCGTTGTAGGTGAGTCTGGTTGTGGTAAATCAACCTTTGCCCGCGCGATTGTTGGTCTTGTTGAAGCAACCGAAGGTGAAGTGGTTTGGCTAGGTCAAGACCTCACCAAAATGCGAGATGTACAGCGCCGTGAAACGCGTAAAGACATCCAAATGATCTTTCAAGACCCTTTGGCTTCCCTTAACCCGCGCATGACGGTGGGTGATATTATTGCGGAACCTCTTCAGACGTTTTATCCAAAACTGAGTAAAGAAGAAGTAAGACAAGAAGTTAAAAAGATGATGGATAAGGTAGGCTTGCTACCTAACGTGATCAACCGTTACCCACATGAGTTCTCTGGTGGTCAATGTCAGCGTATCGGTATTGCGCGCGCTCTGATTTTAAAACCTAAGATGATCATCTGTGATGAGCCAGTATCCGCTCTTGATGTATCGATTCAAGCTCAGGTAGTTAACCTTTTAAAAGAGCTGCAAAAAGAATTTGGTCTGAGCCTAGTATTTATTGCCCATGACCTTTCTGTGGTTAAGCACATCTCTGATCGCGTATTGGTGATGTACTTAGGTAATGCGGTTGAGCTGGGTGAATCCAAAGTGTTATTTGCCCAACCTAAGCATCCTTACACACGCGCGTTGATGTCTGCGGTACCTATCCCAGATCCTAAGCTGGAAAGAGCCAAGAAAATTGAGATGCTTGAAGGGGACTTACCTTCGCCAATGAATCCACCTTCTGGTTGTGTATTTAGAACACGTTGCCCTGTTGCCACAGAGCAATGTGCTAAAAATAAACCCGTCCTAGAAGGGGATGATACGCACGCGGTATCTTGTTTTCATTCTTACTAATTAAGTTTTAGCCTGTGACAGGCTCGGGCGTGTTGTGCAAACAACACGCCCTTTTTTTGTATAGTTTAAAAATCGAAAGATAAACCAATTTCGGTCTTCACTGATTCCCCATCTAGTGTCAACGTAAATGAGGGTTTCCAACCTTTGATATTCAGTGTGACAACTAATTCGTGATAGGTGTAATGACCAGTTGATGTTTTTGTATTCATAAAATGGCTTTTGATTTTTGAGCTGTCATGATTAAACATATAACTCAAGCCTAACCACTCGGTCGTATCATGGTGTATGCCAACCATCTTATCGACAGTATATTTTTCAAGATCCATTTCGATAGGTAAATTTTCATCTTGGCGGTTTGCTTTAGCATAGCCAATGTCGAAGTTTGTCATCCATATTAGCTCATTGGTTATGAAACCTGCGGAGAATAGCCCTATGCTAGGGTTAATGGTATCTGATAGGTAATTATTGCCTCCCAGACCTTTAATACTGATTTCATTATAAACCTCTCCAAGTATGAAGTTATAACCTACGCCAGTTTCCCAATAGCCTAATGTATCCATCTCACCAAATATTCGCCATGAGTCAGTAAGATCATAGGATGCATCAAGTGTCGTGTATGACTCACCATTATCATAAGAAAAGGATAGAGAAAGGGTATCATTGATAGTATCTAAGATACTGTCTGTTGCATGTGCAGGAGCTAAATTCACAACGATTATCAGTAAAGAAAGTAGCCAATACATTAGCGTCATCTTTATACTTAAAAGTAATGGTAACAACGGCTTGTAATAGTTAATGGAAATTGAAGTGAGTATCACTATAAGGTATTTATTGTTCATCAGTGATCATACCAAGTTAATTTGCAATGGTTTAACTTGGAGGGAATTTAACCTTGAGTATTTCATGTCTTCTCTTTATGCCTCTGAAAATAACAGTAGCCACAAGCTGACATCCATTTTCATTTTTAGGCTTTGGGAGGAAGTACTCAATAAGAGTGTTATCCCTATTTAAATTTTCGAAAGAAGCTTTATTGGACTTAGTAGTAAGTAATTGTTGGTGTTTTGTAGTGGCGTTAATATTTAAAGAATATCTCGTAGCACTAATGTAATTTGTGCTACGAGATATCAGTTGTACAGTGCAAATTTATTGCGCTCTTATTACTAAGTGATTAGTTTCGCGATTGTAGTTTGGATCTGACGGACTTAGCTTTAGTTTTTAGCTGAGATTTAGTCATCGTTTTTAGTGAAGCTTTTTTTATCGCTGCTTCTTTTCGTACAATGGTTTTATCGAAACGCTCACCGTCCATCTTTTGGCCTTTAATATGAATAGTTCCATCTGTGACAGTGACATCGGCAACACCACCATATTCATTACGTAGAGTTGCAGTACCTTCCCCTGTTTTTTGTACCTGCCAACCTTTTACATTCTCAGGCATCTTAATACCAGGATTCAAATCAGAGTCGTCAATATTTCCTTGGTCGTTACCTGGATTTTGGTCTTCTCCAGAATCAAAGCCGGGATTTGATGGTTCAATAGGGAGCTCTTTTCGTACGATGGTTTTATCGAAACGCTCACCGTCCATCTTTTGGCCTTTAATATGAATAGTTCCATCTGTGACAGTGACATCGGCAACACCACCATATTCATTACGTAGAGTTGCAGTACCTTCCCCTGTTTTTTGTACCTGCCAACCTTTTACATTCTCAGGCATCTCAATACCAGGATTCAAATCAGAGTCGTCTATGTTTCCTTGGTCGTTACCTGAATCTTGGTCGTCTCCAGGAAGAGTATCTTCAGGATCAAGCTGAGGGGGATTCTCACTTGAGCTTGAATCTGAAGAGCTAGCAACAAGTGCGACAGCTGCTGCAACAACACCAGCCCAAGCACCTGCTGCATAATAGTTAATTTCATCGTCATTGGTTTCTGATGCAAAATCGTCATTGGTCTCTGATGCAAAAGAGGGTGCAGATAGTGATATTGCGACAAACGAGGCGATAATCGTTTTTTTCATTGTATAGTGTCCACAGTATTAGATATAAAAATTTAAAGTGCACCCAATCCTTGATACATAGCACTTGGTTACTTGCTGAGTAGGCTTCTCAAGTGGAGTAATCATAATTTTTAAACGATTTACAGGCTAGGAAACTCAAGATTTACCGATTGGAAAGGGCTAAATCTCAACCATCTTATGAGGTGGATTTGTTTACTTTTAAAGAAAATAACAACAATATCTAATTGAATTATTAGTGTTTTTATAATGTATGAATCGTTCTACACTGTAAGTAGTTTTATGGCGTGGGGCAGGTAATGAATCGAAATTTGGATATTCACAATATCTTAGTATTAAAAAAAATGTATGAGCTGAGAAATGTAAAACTGGTGGCTGAATCTCTGGGGAAAACATCGGGTGCGATCAGCAAAAATTTAAGTAAGTTAAAGATACAGCTGGATGATCCATTGTTTGTTCAAACTAGAGTTGGGTTTGAGCCGACAGCATTTGTAGAAGCTAATATGGATAATTTCGAGAAAATTCTGACTTATACAGAGGCTATCAAACATCAAGATTTCTCGCCTGTTAATTTAACTAGCACCATTACCCTATATGCCAACACTTTATTTTGGCATCGTTATGGTAACGATCTTTATCTCGCTTTAATAAAAGATGCGCCGAATGCTAAATTTTCGTTTCGTCAGTGGGGAATTGATTCAAGAGAACGTATGGTGGGAGGTGAAAAATTAATTGCGATTACTATAATATGTATTTAGGTTTACAAGCGAGGAAACCTAAGATTTCCATTAAGGAAACTAGTACAGATGATTTTATATAACAATAACTCATTTAAAAGATCATTGTTGTTATAGCACTTCACATGTGTCGTTTGTGACTTGGATAATAATTTATTAATTTAATACGTAATATCGCTTATTCCATAAAAGCTAACCTCTTAATGTAATCTAAATACATACCTAGTAAGCATCTACAAAATAAAATATTAAAAATGAAATGTAGATAGTTTTGAATACGGTTTCTATTAGTTGAAATCCAAGAGGTGTTATGATGAAAAATATTATTTTGTTATCTTTATCCACTGTACTGTTTGGATGTGCTATGAACTCGCCAAGCTCTATTGAAGAAGAGAAAACGGTTCGTTTGTGTCAGCAATTTCATCAACAACTAGGGGCACACTCACAGCATGAGTTGTCAATGGAATTGACGAATCGAGGTGTTAACCCTGACGGCCTAGCTTGTGTTGATGCGGCTAATAAAGCGTTAAAATATGATGAAAGGCATGATGACACTTTGTTAGTATGGTCTGAGAGTGATTAATAGGGTCAATATTAGATCCTAGCTAAGCTTGATAAAATACTTGCTGACGGTAATTTGAAGCGGCTAGCTTGATGAGTCGCTTTTAGTCGTGTCCATCATCAAATATCTAATATTTTGGCGATAATATTAGATATTAATACTCACAACGCAGACAGAAGCTCCCGTGTTTACTTAATTTTCAATTATTAATGGGAGGATTACCAGTCAACCATACCTGAGATGATTCATATTATTACTAATCTAGCAAAACCTGTAGCTCATGTATGTCCAGAAGTGAGTTAATGACCACTTTGAAAAAATAGCTTATCACTTACACTCTAGTGACGAGTCTATCACCCAGATTGCAAATCGTTTTGGTTACTCTGACTC from Vibrio rarus includes the following:
- a CDS encoding helix-turn-helix domain-containing protein — protein: MAYHLHSSDESITQIANRFGYSDSAHFSRSFKRIFNQSPSTYRKQSR
- the oppF gene encoding murein tripeptide/oligopeptide ABC transporter ATP binding protein OppF, which gives rise to MNAPLINDKNLMLDVKSLKVHFQIASKSAWPWSKPTPLKAVDGVNVRLFEGETLGVVGESGCGKSTFARAIVGLVEATEGEVVWLGQDLTKMRDVQRRETRKDIQMIFQDPLASLNPRMTVGDIIAEPLQTFYPKLSKEEVRQEVKKMMDKVGLLPNVINRYPHEFSGGQCQRIGIARALILKPKMIICDEPVSALDVSIQAQVVNLLKELQKEFGLSLVFIAHDLSVVKHISDRVLVMYLGNAVELGESKVLFAQPKHPYTRALMSAVPIPDPKLERAKKIEMLEGDLPSPMNPPSGCVFRTRCPVATEQCAKNKPVLEGDDTHAVSCFHSY